CCGTAGTAAACGTTCACCTTGACGTAGGGGTCTgctggggggagagggaggaaccaaTAACACGGCCCAGGACAGCTCCAGCACGGGGTGTGAGGCACGGGCACGGAGTGGGTTGGGATGGGAGGGACTTAAaaatctcatcccaccccctgccatgggcagggacagctcccactgtcccaggtggctccagcctggccttgggcactgccagggatccaggggcagccacagcttctctgggaattccatcccagtccctccccaccctcccagggaacaattccttcccaatatcccatctagccctgccctctggcagtttgaagCCGTTTTCCCTTGCCCTGCCACTCCAGGCCCTCATAAACAATCCCTCTCCCTACTGGCTCCTTCCAGCACTGTGGGAGGCCACAGGaaggtcaccccaaatcccagactgACCACCCCACCCTTGTTCAGGACACAGCCCAGCAAAGGGCCCAGGCAGTTTTGATAATTTGCAGATGGGAAACGCTGCCAGTGGAAGGTgctgggaaagaagaaagtttaaaacaaagcctcccttttccccccagccTCCCCCGGCCCTCGGGCAGCTGCTCTTTATGCAGACACTGGTGCAGGATTACAATCGAGGTACCAGGCActgagagctttttttttttctcatgccaCACAAGTTTTGAAGCTGGAAggcccttgcccagctggcactgcttctttttcacctttatttttttaaccagcTGAACTGGGCTTATGCATAATACAAAGatcatataaaaataaacagttAGTCACAAGATTCTGCAGGTAGAACATCACTGAAAAATTTATcctgtggcttttctttttctttttttttttttttttaacaaaagagtaAAGCCTAGGGCCTGCAATAATTAATCCTGGTCTTCATTTGTCTGCATTCCCTCTGAGGTGGCCAGGAGAAAGCTGCAAAACCAGGGCTACGTTTGCTCTCAGTCAGGCTGTTACTGAATCTCGGGTTGACTCCAACCATTTCCCCATAATCCCGAAGGAAACTTTGCAAAGGGGATTCAGGAGTCTCAGAATCTGTGAAACAGGGAAGCCAGAAcagctgctcttctcctctcttcAAGCAGCACAAGAACAAACCCAgcaaaaacaacagaaatggaaaaaaccaaaacaccgaGCCAGAATTGTCTCGAATTCCTCCTCTCCATTCTGAGCCTGCCACTGCTCCTCGCCACACTtgtccccctcctctcccagggGCAGGGCCTGACAAAGCCATGGAACAGCTGCTCAGGACCacgaatcacagaatcatggaatgattgaggttggaaaagccctcccagcccaccgagtccaccctgtgcctgatgcccaccctgtccccagcccagagctctgagtgccacctccagcccttccttggacacctccagggatgggcactccaaacctccctgggcagcccctgccaaggcctgagcaccctttccatgaggaaattcctgctgctgtccaccctgagcctcccctggcccagcctgaggccgttccctctcctcctgtccctgttccctgggagcagagcccgacccccccggctgccccctcctgtcagggacttgtgcagagccacaaggtcccccctgagcctcctttgctccagcctgagcccctttcccagctccctcaggaattctccagccccttcccagctccactcCCATCTCTGGACACGCTCTGACCCCAAATTTGAGGTCTCTCATCGGTGCCCAGCAAAGGGGacggtcactgccctggtcttGTGCCCACCCTGGGGCTGGTCCAGCCCAGGTGCCATCAGCCTCtcgcccacctgggcacacctgggctcacctgggcacacctgggcacacctgggcacacctgggctcatgtccagcccCAGCCACCCAGGgccattcccagttttcctcACACCTTTGGCCTCGGCCCGtggatcccatggatcccatggaTCCAGGCTGTTCTGGATCCAGCACggagagctgctgcctccacaAACCCCTGCCTGAACAAACCAACCAGGGCTCCCAGCAGGAAGGATTTGGGCTGCTTTGCACAGCCACCTGCAGGTGAGTGACGGAGCACTCAGAGCAATCCATCACCCTCAGGAAGAATCTGAGGAAAAATGTGCAAACAGCCAAAACCTGCAGCTGAAACAAGGGAAAAGCCCTGCAAGTGAACttggggatttattttttccccacacgTGCAGAGCTGGAGAAAATAGCTTCTACCTGAGAGGCCAGTGATGTCCATCTTTGGCAAATGCCTGGCTTTCAGCACCACCACGGTCATTCTCTGTGCCACGGGCTGGTAGGACAGGGACACCTGCAGCTCCCCTCTGCTGATGCACTTCTGTCAGGGTGAAACACAGAGAGCTCCTCAGGACAAGGTGGTCTCAGAGCCAGGGATGATTTCTGGAGGTCGCCAGAATTCCCTTTCCTTGTGCTAAATGCCTTAAAGAGTGGGAAAATGAGCCACAGGCCACTCTTGGTGCCTCAGGTGCAGAAGGGAAACCACCCCGTGCTCCTCCCAGAGCTATGAGTGCCCCCACAGCCTGGAATTCTGCATTTCCAGCAGGGCAAACCTGGTGGGACCTTCTGAGGGAGGAGTggccacagctggctttgggcaTCTGTGACTAAAGGGCTCTGAGAGGTTTGGGAGCTCAAATTCCACTGATTTTTGGTGGAGCCTCAGTAGCTGAGCTCCTCAGGCTCTTCAGGAGTGTCCTGACAGTCTCACCATCAGTTCAGCCTGCAAAGCTACAGGATGAAGATTAAAAGAAGATAAAACCAGAGCTGGTTTTATCTCAGGTCTCAGTTAAACCTGCTGTGCATCCTTCCAAAGAGTAACATTACGTTAGCATAACATTAAGATAATTAGTTTTGGTTTCCAGATGGTGTGTGTTCACTTCcactcagctggcactgattgAGATGGAGTTGATTTGCTGTCAAGGTGAacagcaccagccaggggtGGGAACTCGTGGGGTGTCagtcacagagctgctgaaacTTTGGGCTCTCCCCCAGAATTCCAGACCTCCTCCTGCCCCGTCAGGAGCTGGGACCTGGCGGAGCAAAGGGTCAGCGAGGCCCCAAGGAAgggatttttctcctttcagaaCACTGAGGCACAACAGCAAATGCCCCATTCCGTGCTCTGAGGTGAAGTTGTGTCAGTGCTCCTGCTCAGCTGAGCGAGGAAAGCGCAGAGTGGGAACTTAAACGTGGGAAATATTCGTTTTAATTTCATTCTTTTGATTTGAGTGCTTTCTGTGTGTTTACCACAAGTTTTTCAAATgcctggaatcacagaatgataaCTATCCTGATTTGGGACTCACGAGGACCATGGTAGTCCAGCTGCTGGGAACTTACTGCTCCTGCAAAATTCTGAGAGGAGAATAAATATTTGAGCAAGTTCCTGGCCCTGGAAGGGAAATGTTTGGAACTTTGGCTCCTTGGATACACAAGAATGCAACAGCCAGAGAGAGATTTTTTATGGGGTGAGGATGTTATTAAGAGTTTTGGGGTTCTTCTGGTCTTAAGGTGTCCCTCCCCATGGCatggggttggaatgagatgatctttaaggtcccttccaacccaaatccttctgggaTTCTGCTTCAAAGTAATTTGCAGTCTGTGATTGTCAGTTAGAAACTTTTGGGAATGTTCACTAGGatgggatgtgggatgcagGCCTGGCCTGGGTCACTGGGTCATTACTGGCTGTTAAATGCAATTCTGCATCCCAGATTTTGAAGCCTCCAGACAaactttgtttggttttgatgCTGTGGAACGATGCAGATTTTCAAGCGTGCACATCTGGCACCAAGGTAAATCAATTTTTGATTACTAATAAATGGCAAATAATTGGCATTCttgattaaaattatttctatttaaatctattttttccctctatttTTAATCTATTGCTTCTAAGAGATCCAGTcaatgcactgaaaaaaaaaatattaaagaccCTGAACCAGCCGCTTGTTTTATCCTAAAAAGCATCCCAAGAACTGAAGAGCAGCCAAGTAATTACCAGAACTCTTGGTTTGTTGGGGTCATTGACACAGAATCtcctttaaataataataataacaataataacaataataacaacaataacaacaacaacaacaacaacaacaataataataataataataaagaagcTGAACACCCCATAAAGTAGAAACATTTCAAGTTAAACAGTGCCACTCTAGGACATAAGGAAGGATTTTATAGAGCCCAGCAATGATTTCCAAGCTGTTACATCAATAAGTGAGCCCAAATGCCTTTTGCTATTGAACCTGGGAGATGGGCAGCAGAAATCAACTGAGCAAGAGGATTAAAATCTTAAgtacctcctcctctccctcctcctcctccctgagcACACAAACATCTGCTCCAGAGTGCTCATCCTTCTGTCTACAGCACCAGGCACCAAGAGCGGGATTCATTTCGCTGGGATTCATGTCACCCAGATTTCAGATGTCTGCCTTTTGTTCCCAATCCAGCCCATCTCAGGTGGGTTCCTGGGCGCTGATTTCTGCTCCAGGACAAGAGGAATCCCACCAGGCTGCACTGGCACAATTTTACAGCAACAATTCAGATGTAAATAATTCCAAGCAGAGGGGTCTAAACTGGTCAGATCAGACAAATTTCCCTCTCTAAGTGAGGTTTGCAGATGAATGTCCTGTTACCACATCAGCTTTTATTTGGAGATGggaatttgccttttttcttgGCACCATCCATCGTAACATTCCTCCTTCCTGTGCCTCAGGGGTGACAAAACCTTACCCACCTGCCATCACCACACAGCAGAGAAGTGCCCAGCTAAAACCACAGCCAcatcaaacccaaaccatgcacCTGGGGAGAACCAGGCCTCGTGGCTGAGGAATTGCATTATTCCTGGTGGTTAAACCACGGACCCAAAGAACTGGGATCAAACACAGGGCAAAGAGCCTCATAACTTACTTGTATGTTCCTTTTGAGGATCTCCCTGGTCAGCTGGACCTTCCCGGTGCTCGGATCCACCCCTGCAAGGGGCACCATCACCTCCCCAATCACATCATCCCGGGAGAAGCGGTCGAAGCTCAGCACGAGGAAGTGCAGCACCAGGTCCTGGAGCTGGCTGTAGGGGATCCCGTAGAAGGTGAAGGTCTCGTCGAAGACCGGCTCCAGGGTCTTGCGGAGCACGCGAGTCTTGACACGGTGCCTCTTGTCGGGCAGAATGGTCATCTTGATGTAGGGGTCGGAGCTCTGGGTGTGCTCGTCCATCACGGGCAGCCCGTGCGCCTCCTGGATGGTGACCACCAGCGCCTTTTTGGGGAAGTTGTAGTCCACTGAGAAAGTCAGGTCTCCCAGCATGAcgtcgtcgcccggggaagagggggaggaggttTTGCTCCCTCCCGGGGTGAGGCTTTGATCTGGGCTGAGTTCGTCTCCGTAATCTACTTTGATGGGGAGCTGGTCGACGCGGGGAGCTGCGCCGGGCGCGTCCGGAGCCTTGTCGGAGCCCATCAACCCAGACTCAGCAGCATCCACCAGGAGGTTCCCCCTGCCCGCCTCCTTGGCCGTGCCGTTCTTGTCTCTCCGGATCCGGttgattttcttcctgttgCTCAAGGTCTCCGGGTAGATGCTGATGCCTTTCAGCATGTGAATGAATTTGTACGGGGGGGTTTTGTGCTTCTTTTCTGCTTGCTGGTGACAGCATGTCCACACAAAGACTGTGACTGAGACAGAAACCACCAGCACGGTGGCTCCAATGAGTCCTGCCACCACGGGAGACACATCTGTGGGGAGACAAGGCAGTGAGGCCCCAGGTGTGCAGATCTACACAGTCCTGCCGTGCTCTTAATCCTGGGATCTGCCTATCAAAGCTTCCCCAGACACCACTTCTGTTTCTAAATTTATTTCTCACACTCCTAAGGCGTGCCTGACCTGTGTTCCATGTGCTAAGGATCTCAAACTGTTGATTGCCTTATCTTGCCAAAGCCAGCTCCTGCATCACCAGCATCTCCATAGGAACGCGGGCTCTTGATGTGCAGgaagcattttcttttatttttttaatgcccCTTTCAGAAATGTTACACAATTCTATTTCCACAACGGGGAGGGGGCAATAAATACGGCCGTAATGCTGGATCGGAGAGATCCTTTAgtaacaatttttaaaactcCACTTTGCCCTGAAATGGTTGTTTTGCCCTGGCCCTTGTGGCCGAGGCCAAGGGCAAACGTGAAATCTCCCATGGAAATCCAGTGCCCAAACCGCCAGACAGAAAATCCTGGGCTTGGATTTATGGATTATCTGATATTTTCTAGATTTTATGCCAACTGTGTTAATCAGTAATGGCaaggcagaataaaaaaaaaataaataccacgTTCATTTTGATCTGGTTATTTGCTAATGGATGACTTTGGAGAAGTTTTGCCAAGGCACGG
The nucleotide sequence above comes from Aphelocoma coerulescens isolate FSJ_1873_10779 chromosome 25, UR_Acoe_1.0, whole genome shotgun sequence. Encoded proteins:
- the SYT11 gene encoding synaptotagmin-11, with the protein product MAEITSVHPGFDVSPVVAGLIGATVLVVSVSVTVFVWTCCHQQAEKKHKTPPYKFIHMLKGISIYPETLSNRKKINRIRRDKNGTAKEAGRGNLLVDAAESGLMGSDKAPDAPGAAPRVDQLPIKVDYGDELSPDQSLTPGGSKTSSPSSPGDDVMLGDLTFSVDYNFPKKALVVTIQEAHGLPVMDEHTQSSDPYIKMTILPDKRHRVKTRVLRKTLEPVFDETFTFYGIPYSQLQDLVLHFLVLSFDRFSRDDVIGEVMVPLAGVDPSTGKVQLTREILKRNIQKCISRGELQVSLSYQPVAQRMTVVVLKARHLPKMDITGLSADPYVKVNVYYGRKRIAKKKTHVKKCTLNPVFNESFIYDIPVDLLPDISIEFLVIDFDRTTKNEVVGRLILGAHSGSAAGAEHWREVCDSPRKAVAKWHSLSEY